Genomic window (Nicotiana sylvestris chromosome 7, ASM39365v2, whole genome shotgun sequence):
ATTAAGTATTCACAACTGCCCCTttttgctcgagaacatgaagagtttttgtACAAAGAAAAGTGAATGTCATAGCTAATTTTTGCTCACATATCACTCCAAtggaagcattttttttaaaaggtgATCGatccttgcttccgaggttgcctacatatccttggctataaaaaaatcaggtcagtgtagttctggaaaatttggtagctgggactaccaggcaCTGGAGTTaagactgttgttgttgttgttgttgttgctgttactGTTACTTGCTGCTTACatcaaaaggaaaagagaaagaattatatatgtctgcaaactaagagttacaaaattcctatctatatgccttctggagtcaaatcttgattcttgacctGCTTGCTTGTGTTGATATTAGATTGGATCTTGATGCTCtttgaagaaaagattatgaCTCAATCTCAGTTGCTTGCTTTACTGATCCGAAATTGAGAAGATGAATCTTGAGAAGCTGGGTTACCGACACATTATCAAAGTTAAATCCAACCATCCTGTGATCGAAAGACTTCTTCCTTCTGATGATAATTGAAACTTCAAGTTTTGATCGTCACAACCTATGCTCTACGGCAGGGCCTGCAAATCCATCAAAGATGaacaaaacgaacaaaattttctaTCTCAGTTTAGCGTTGAGAAAATTTTGTGATTTATTGGGTAAAGCTGCAGATCAGATTATTTTATTTGAAAGATGCAAAAATGATACTGAAGACTCCGAATCGAATGTGCTTCTCTTAGGAATAGAACTGATAAAGCTTAGACTAAGAGGTGCATCTCTCATGGATGGCATTGGAATGACTGCGAGATTAAAGGACTctaactaggaagtgcatctcctaggattAATGGTTCatattaggaagtgtgtctcctattggaaTAGCTCGAACTAGGAATTGCATCTCCTACGAATGAGGTCAAAATGtttagactaggaagtgcgtctcctgggaCTGGTGGTTAAGATtatgaagtgcgtctcctaatgaaatgtttcaaactaggaagtacgtctcctacgAGTGAGGTTGAAGGGCTTggactagaaagtgtgtctcaTAGGATTGATGGTTCAGATTAGGAAGTGTGTTTCCTAAaggaatgactcaaactagaaagtgcgtcttcTAGGATTGGTAGTtcagattaggaagtgcgtctcctaggattGGTTGAAAGGTTTGGACTAGGAAGTGCATTTCCTAGGCTTAATGATTCATATTGGGAAGTGCGTAATGAAAtgtttcaaactaggaagtgcatctcctatgagtgagGTTGTAGGGCttggactaggaagtgcgtctcctaggattAATGGTTCAGagtaggaagtgtgtctcctgatGGAatatttcaaactaggaagtgcgtctcctacgagtgAAGTTGAAGGTCTTGGACTaagaaatgcgtctcctaggatTGATGGTtcagattaggaagtgcgtctcctaatgaaatgactcaaactaggaagtgcgtctcctaggattGGTAGTTCAGATTAGGAAGCGCGTCTCCTATTGGAataactcaaactaggaagtgcgtctcttaggaTTGGTTGAAAGGTTTGGACTAGGAAGTGCATATCCTAGGCTGAATGATTCATATTAGAAAGTGTGCCTCCTATTGGAATttctcaaactaggaagtgcatctcctacgaatGAGGTTGAAAGTTTTGGGCTCGGAAGAGCGTCTCCTAGGATTAATGGTTCAGagtaggaagtgtgtctcctattggaaTGACTCAAATTAGGAAAAGCGTCTCCTACGAGTGAGGTTTAAAGGCttggactaggaagtgcgtctcctaggattGATGTTtcagattaggaagtgcgtctcctaacggAATAACTCaaattaggaagtgtgtctcctacgagTGAGATTGAAAGACTTGGACTAGGAAGTTTGTCTCCTACtggaatgactcaaactaggaagtgcgtctcctacgaatgagATTGAACGCCTTGAAGGGAATGTAACCAGAGGTTGGTGCCCTGTATCACTGAGAAAGAAAGTAACCAGGGGTTGGCGCGCTATATCACTGAGAaagaatgtaaccaggggttggtgcCCTATATCACTAAGACGGAATAGAATCAAGGGTTAGCGCCCTGTATCAGTGAGAaggaatgtaaccaggggttagCACCCTGTATTACTGAGATAGAATATGACCAGGGATTGGCACCATGTATCGCTGAGAGAATGTAACCAAGGGATGACGCCTTGTATCACTTAGAGAGAAAGTAACCAGGGGATAGGATACCTTGTATGGAAATAGAACCTCACTAAAGATTTTTGTACCCTATATTGGAAAATACAGCTAGGGATTGGTGTACCCTATACTAAACATGCGACTACGGAGTGATGTGCCTTATGTCAAAATAGGCTCAACTAAGGACTGATGTACCTTATGCTAGAAAATGCAGTTGCTGATGATGTGATTATAGGCATATCTAGAAAGAACAAGCAGAGACTTTGAAGAATTTACCTTTGGTGATATTCGTCCTTTGAGAACTTCAATTCTACACAACTTTGTTTCCTGCTTCAAACGAAGAAAGATTTGTGAGTTTAACAATGATGGTCGGTTTGTGGACTTGAATGCCTTGAGCAGTTTGAATATGCGGCCACCTCGTTGTTAGAGAACTAATTTGCCAGTAACGGTACCAAACTGCTAGGAGGCTCTATACCGTGTTTTGGAAATTTTGGCTTTCTAATGTCGCCTCCGACTGTTTCATAACCGGATGTCTAAAGTGTTGTTGAACCTTGTCTATAGAGCAAGTCTTCACTTGGGCAGtttttttccattaaaaatcaaaCTTGATTATTTTGCACCCGATATCAGTTTGTGTCTGTGGTGCTATCATCTTTGCCCATGAAGAAAATGTTTCTTAGCGACCTTTTCGATTTCTTTGAAACACTTTGTTCGGCTTATCAGAGGAGATCACCGATGCATTCGTGCCTTTGTCAATGCCGCGTATGCCCCACATCCTTTATTTTGCACTTCTAGGAAATAGTGACCAATTTTGTGGCCCTTTATTTATTGGCTTCTAAACAAATAGACCAGCAAACTTTTGGAACATCCGTTGGCATGAACCCTCAGATCTCGTTTAGATTCAACAAACTTATTGCGCATGTTGCTTCCTGGGTATGTCCTCTTTGATGTGCTAGGATAGAACTCGTTTTGTATAATTAGAAAACTGGTAAtagattttgaaatcatttctcggTTGTTTTAACAAAGACTGACttaaaataaaaaggtaaatgGACAAAATAGCGCGCTGTAAAAGTGAGAAGGAATAGTATTTAACTGAAAATGCCACTTTACGGggagagaaagaaaaagggggatcCTTTGAATATGGTAGCCAActttaatgatcatgacatgcattttggactgagCGGCTgaatctatccaaccaatctaCCCTTTCTTCTTGTTGTTCCTTTTTGTCTTTGAAGTTGGCCTCTTTGTGCCAATCATTTTCATCAAATCACAGCTCACCTTCGACCAGTAATGccctgaaaggttttcaccaaccgGCCTCTCTCATAAATTTATCTctacttaccatcgccttacagtgcccatgagggttttcaccaataagactctcattttccaTTCATTATCTCTTCTTTGTTTGCGCCTTTTTGTGCGAGCAACTTGACATTGTTCTATGTTATGTGAAAACTATTGCTTACTGCGTGTTTCCCTTGGCATTCTTAAGACtatttggaaggattttggagagggttagaaagaaagggtcaCATTAAGGCTCAAAATAGACTCAAGTTGTAtatttacaactcttggaatcgactcttcataaaaacataaaataaaataaaaaattctgccccagtttcaaatactggggaatttttatttttgatttggtTAGACTGAACACTAGTGtggagctacctacatatcctttaAAGGAAttaagtcaaacgtagttcaaactAACATGAAAGATtcctttgttgtttttcttttcatttttgtttttcttcttttctctttttttaaacaAATTACCCCAACTCTTATTTTCTAATGGCATGGATCTTCGATTTTTTTGACTCTATACTTGATTCCAAAAAAGGTgggtcaaagaaaataaaacagGCTCAAAAGGAGTAAcgaagggtataaagtgtttgggtagcagaaaaagggcctcccaacctcaagAATGCCAAATATTCTCTCTCTTCTCAAATTCGGCATTGATGGACATGACTCTCTTCTTGGTTTTGTCAGTTGTATAGTTTTGTAACAAATGACTTTTGACAATTTGGAGCCACCTTTTCTTGGTCTTTGTCCTGATGTAGAAGGGTGCAATTCAGTACTAGCTAATCATTTTAAATTCCCTGGAATGCACCTTTTTTAGGATTTGGGTCATCTTCCCTGATATGATCAGATTATGTAGGCCATGGCAAAAAGCCTTTCATCGATTATCCCAATCAAAACTTTCAATTATCCTTAAGCTGGTATTCATGATAGGTTTGCGATTAATATCTTTAACCTCTACAGATATGACTATTTTGGTTCCATGTGACAGGCTTATCATCAAAGTTCTTCAACCTCTTATTTATCCTCCAAGTGTCTTTTCTCGATTCAATTCAAGATTGGACAGGCTTTCTAAAATCTAGCCGAAGtctccgcatgcatgtcatgtcactaaaaTTGGCGTGAAAGAACTATATAGCAAGAACAATTAAACAAAATGGATTAAAATGACACAAAGCAAAAATTTCATTTCATTGGTTAATGGATAGAGAGGTTTGATGACAGGACAAACAAACAACATCTGGATCACAACCTCGAAGTAATCCAGATGATAGAAATAATGACAAAATAAGTTACCAAGACCCCTTTCCAGCAAGGAGAGGAGTGACTTTCCAATTatcaagctcgacatcttagctaCCATTTACACATCAGCATCAAACAAGACATTCAATAATTTTGATCGCCTTGCATTCAGTGGACGGGTCCTTGACCTTTCCATCAAACTGTCCCCATATTCTTTAACACTGTAAATCATCCAAGCATTGCGTGATTTGTCATGACGTTTAGGGTGCCATTATCTTGGACCACGAtcatcccttcttgaatcatcatttctatttcccttttcaaagctcGACAATCCTTAGTGCTATGCCCCTGGACATTGGAATGGTACACACATTGCATAGCGGTGTTACAACCTTTTGTATAAGGACCAGGAACATACCCTCGAAGCGGCTCAATCATGCCACAACGTTTCAACCTTTCAAACAAACTTGTGTAGGATTCTGCGATTGGCGTGAAATTGTCCCTTCGCTTATGTTCCCTTTCATACTCTTCTTTTGGACGAGGGTTGTAGGGTGATTGAGAGTTTTGCTGTCGTAGATGAAGGTATGTTAAAGCTGGGGCCCGCATCTGTTGGTGATTGGATAGTTTGGCATAAGACTGAGCATTGAATATTGCATACTGTGGAGAACCTAAGTATCGTGGATTCGGGGGTTGAGATGCTCCCCTTTGGCCTCTTTTTTCCCGTGATGCCATCATGGACTCCTCATCTTTCTTCTTTTGGTTATCAAGGCTATTCGGCCTATTCTGGATTTCTTTGGTAGCTGCTTTGAGAGCCGCTTGACTTATAATTCGGCCAGTATTGAGGCTATTCTCGACcatttctcctatcttgattgcatCAGCAAAAGATCTACCCATTACAGCCatcatattttgaaaataatcagGATCCTGAGCCTAAAGGAAGACAATGATTAACTCATGGCCATCCATGGGTGGTTTAACTCTAGATGCTTGCTCTCTCCACCTAACGACATACTCCTTGAAGCTTTCATTCGGCCTTTTCTTCATATTGGATAGGGAATTACGATCTGgcgcaatatcaatgttgtactgaaATTGTTTGACGAAGGTCTGGGCCATGTCGTCCCAAACATTCCAGTGAGAGATATCTTGGTCAATGAACCATTCAGAGGCTACCCCTACCAGACTCTCCCCAAAGTAAGCCATCGGCAACTCTTCTTTTCCTCCTGCACCCCTCagctggttgcagtaccttttcaagTAGGCGATAGGGTCGTCGTGTCCATCATATTTATGAAATTTTGGTGTCTTAAACCCTGGGGGAAATGGATGTGAGGAAATATGCACAGATTACTGAATGACACACTTTTGTGACCACCTAGTCCTTGTATGTTCTTTATGTTCTGCTCAAGACCTTTCATTTTCATGACCATCTCATCTGGCTCTCCTGTCTTTACAACCTTTTCATTTTCTGTAGGTAACTCATACTGTGGGGTCTGATTGTGTGGAGACGAACCCTTAAAATCCATATATGGAGAGTAGTATTGGCCATCATAAGCATGAGAGAGTGGCTCGATGTTTGGCCTCATCACAGGATTTGGTGGGGGGATTGTATGCGCTGGGGTGCCAGACATGACGAGAAGGGTGTTCTTAACCGGTGTGGCAAGAGGTCGCACATTAGAGGTACTAGGGGCGGCAAGGAAACAGTAGTTTGGCCCATACCCCGGAAGTAAAATGTGAT
Coding sequences:
- the LOC138873856 gene encoding uncharacterized protein; translation: MANNDEIELVSDDHQGHSVEKESEEVRRLKQQLSHMYQAWVSGQPLPQGHSEETSTIPLTTQPPLPPTSDHILLPGYGPNYCFLAAPSTSNVRPLATPVKNTLLVMSGTPAHTIPPPNPVMRPNIEPLSHAYDGQYYSPYMDFKGSSPHNQTPQYELPTENEKVVKTGEPDEMVMKMKGLEQNIKNIQGLGGHKRFKTPKFHKYDGHDDPIAYLKRYCNQLRGAGGKEELPMAYFGESLVGVASEWFIDQDISHWNVWDDMAQTFVKQFQYNIDIAPDRNSLSNMKKRPNESFKEYVVRWREQASRVKPPMDGHELIIVFL